In Pelagibius sp. CAU 1746, the following proteins share a genomic window:
- a CDS encoding DUF465 domain-containing protein codes for MTHVPHELHEEFPEAGEALHKLKMENPHFAKLADAYHEVNREIHRIEADVEAASDARTEDLKKRRLALKDEIAGIIQAEG; via the coding sequence ATGACCCACGTTCCCCACGAGCTTCACGAAGAATTCCCCGAAGCCGGCGAGGCTCTGCACAAGCTGAAGATGGAGAACCCCCACTTCGCCAAGCTGGCCGACGCCTATCACGAGGTTAACCGGGAGATTCACCGTATCGAGGCGGACGTGGAAGCCGCCTCCGACGCCCGCACCGAGGATCTGAAGAAACGCCGCCTGGCCCTGAAGGACGAGATCGCCGGGATCATCCAGGCCGAAGGCTGA
- a CDS encoding C45 family autoproteolytic acyltransferase/hydolase → MSDEIVGLDRPEVTLAAGEGRAESGLRRLTIGGQPFYVLKQRGRFAAMAYDHGRLLAQEIESGAFPEIVSTIARSVNLESGLFSQVASALYRAYSDRVLAHSSKEFRDAVDGLAAGYRDGRPSPKFSDLEVRDALVAIEVGNVVDGVLHAFSIPGLRAAKAPGVLALVLSRLDDPEARNYLESAKQDKAKQKDVARILQALGGPDNRVDFACTGFAVPAPLAAGGLHLHARNLDADLYNWNKAPVLSLLDETGGNAAWHKYAAFGTAGLIYPGGISGLNDAGIAVSLHQMSTTEVESGFLFDHGDIAPFVQQRMLREAGSVDDAVAIAEDTRHFAAWTFFVSDAKTGKVRRIEVNGERVRVTKHEGEAVAQTNHFLHHDMMERLFDEDDNHFTPTFGKWLETHARFDSVSAALEADAGRQKIDAGWAVDWLASSRDGSLEKIRQAMSHPPDPLAAERAFGRVPRKVYGQLGSIVLADPQRRPWRDQVWMTTGDRQPSPHSSYAGWQVDWQGFELNPLADPTLRRVTHYETGGRRNWEVSLERYLWARLARSRPRDAAGELLRRRPTAQEDRDGVAGAIHLLGSAIELAAMDRLVEVPYHYLRARLCHAAGDYAAAEKDWRLLRAIWAWQNDAPAVPAAWPVSVPRVMPLMHPYDGALVALLSTATEDLLNGDTAWDGRQDRLDLARGLFAQVKQDCFGGKPAHFDLEAWIALVDEIGAKGGGGVELPTPNFVTAE, encoded by the coding sequence ATGAGCGACGAGATCGTGGGCCTCGATCGGCCCGAGGTGACTTTGGCGGCTGGAGAGGGGCGGGCCGAGAGCGGCCTGCGCCGCCTGACCATCGGCGGGCAGCCATTCTACGTCCTGAAGCAGCGTGGGCGCTTCGCCGCCATGGCCTACGATCATGGCCGCCTGCTGGCGCAGGAGATCGAGAGCGGCGCCTTTCCGGAGATCGTCTCCACCATCGCCCGCAGCGTCAATCTGGAAAGCGGCCTCTTCAGCCAGGTGGCCTCGGCCCTCTACCGCGCCTACAGCGACCGGGTGCTGGCCCATTCCAGCAAGGAATTCCGTGACGCCGTGGACGGCCTGGCCGCCGGTTACCGCGATGGCCGGCCCAGTCCGAAGTTTTCCGACCTGGAGGTGCGTGACGCGCTGGTCGCCATCGAGGTCGGCAATGTCGTCGACGGTGTGCTGCACGCCTTTTCCATTCCCGGTCTGCGTGCCGCCAAGGCCCCGGGCGTGCTGGCCCTGGTGCTCTCCCGCCTCGACGATCCGGAGGCGCGGAACTACCTGGAGTCCGCAAAGCAGGACAAGGCCAAGCAGAAGGACGTGGCCCGCATACTTCAGGCGCTGGGCGGGCCCGACAATCGCGTCGACTTCGCCTGCACCGGCTTTGCCGTGCCGGCGCCGCTGGCCGCCGGCGGGCTGCACCTTCACGCGCGCAACCTGGATGCAGATCTCTACAATTGGAACAAGGCGCCGGTGCTCTCCCTGCTCGACGAGACCGGCGGCAACGCCGCCTGGCACAAGTACGCGGCCTTCGGCACCGCCGGCCTGATCTACCCCGGCGGCATCAGCGGCCTCAACGACGCCGGCATCGCGGTCTCCCTGCACCAGATGTCGACGACGGAAGTGGAGAGCGGCTTCCTCTTCGACCACGGCGACATCGCGCCCTTCGTGCAGCAGCGCATGCTGCGCGAGGCGGGCAGCGTCGACGACGCGGTCGCCATTGCCGAGGACACCCGCCACTTCGCCGCCTGGACCTTCTTTGTTTCCGACGCCAAGACCGGCAAGGTGCGCCGTATCGAGGTGAACGGCGAGCGGGTGCGCGTCACCAAGCACGAGGGCGAGGCGGTGGCCCAGACCAACCACTTCCTGCACCACGACATGATGGAGCGTCTCTTCGACGAGGACGACAACCATTTCACGCCGACCTTCGGCAAGTGGCTGGAGACCCATGCGCGCTTCGATTCGGTCTCCGCGGCGCTGGAGGCCGATGCCGGCCGCCAGAAGATCGATGCCGGCTGGGCCGTCGACTGGCTGGCCTCCAGCCGCGACGGCAGCCTGGAGAAGATCCGCCAAGCCATGTCCCATCCGCCGGACCCTCTGGCCGCCGAGCGGGCCTTCGGGCGTGTGCCGCGCAAGGTCTACGGCCAGCTCGGCAGTATCGTGCTGGCCGATCCCCAGCGCCGTCCCTGGCGCGATCAGGTCTGGATGACCACCGGCGACCGCCAGCCCAGCCCGCACAGCAGCTACGCCGGCTGGCAGGTGGACTGGCAGGGTTTCGAACTGAACCCCCTGGCCGACCCGACCCTGCGCCGCGTGACCCACTACGAGACCGGAGGGCGGCGCAACTGGGAGGTCTCGCTGGAGCGCTATCTCTGGGCCCGCCTCGCCCGCTCGCGCCCGCGCGATGCCGCGGGCGAACTGCTGCGGCGCCGCCCCACCGCGCAAGAAGATCGCGATGGGGTCGCCGGCGCCATCCATCTGCTGGGCTCGGCCATCGAGCTGGCGGCCATGGACCGCCTGGTGGAGGTGCCCTATCACTACCTGCGCGCGCGGCTGTGCCATGCTGCGGGCGACTACGCGGCGGCGGAAAAGGACTGGCGCCTGCTGCGCGCCATCTGGGCGTGGCAGAACGACGCGCCGGCCGTTCCCGCCGCCTGGCCGGTCTCGGTACCGCGGGTCATGCCGTTGATGCATCCCTACGACGGCGCCTTGGTGGCGCTGCTCTCCACCGCGACGGAGGACCTCCTCAACGGCGATACCGCCTGGGACGGCCGGCAGGACCGCCTGGACCTGGCCCGCGGCCTCTTCGCGCAGGTGAAGCAGGACTGCTTCGGCGGCAAACCGGCGCATTTCGACCTGGAGGCCTGGATCGCCCTGGTGGACGAGATCGGGGCCAAGGGCGGCGGCGGCGTGGAGCTGCCGACGCCCAACTTCGTCACCGCCGAGTAG
- a CDS encoding MBL fold metallo-hydrolase produces the protein MLLKFCGAAGTVTGSCYWVQTDRCQFLVDCGMFQGSKTLKELNYGAFPFDPSEIDFLLVTHAHIDHSGLIPKLVKQGFNGPVFATEGTFDLLSYMLPDSAYIQESEVERLNRRNVQRGKAPVEPMYSRADVDLALKAFSKVAYETWREVGEGVRARFWNAGHILGAASIEVEIATGQRDRRVCRLLFSGDIGPEHKLFHPDPEAPDNFDYVCCESTYGGREREDVTAERRRAILAHEVKAALKRGGNLLIPVFAVERTQELLLDLTVLFDSGELPKVPVFLDSPLAIKATGAFEKNADALEDIAQVPDLFRRPNIRFTESVEQSKMIGRFAGGAIIMAGSGMCDAGRIRHHLKHNLWRGDATVLLVGYQAPGTLGSLLARGVPAVKIQGEDLRVKATIRQIDVYSGHADGGQLLAWLKDRLPVKSAIFLTHGEEEALEALRDGLEKEGVPAERIIVPQLDDVVDLLAGDGKVEFRPVPHRLPRESLRGRDWHNELAELSLDLRERLEQAPDDKARGVILRRLKRALEGEEQHKGRH, from the coding sequence ATGCTGCTGAAATTCTGCGGGGCCGCCGGAACGGTGACCGGCTCCTGCTATTGGGTGCAGACCGACCGCTGCCAGTTTCTGGTCGATTGCGGCATGTTCCAGGGATCGAAAACCTTGAAGGAGCTGAACTACGGCGCCTTCCCTTTCGATCCCTCCGAGATCGACTTCCTGCTCGTCACCCACGCCCACATCGACCATTCGGGGCTCATCCCCAAGCTGGTGAAGCAGGGTTTCAACGGGCCGGTCTTCGCCACCGAGGGCACTTTCGATCTGCTCAGCTACATGCTGCCGGACAGCGCCTACATTCAGGAGAGCGAGGTCGAACGTCTCAACCGCCGCAACGTGCAGCGCGGCAAGGCGCCGGTCGAGCCCATGTACAGCCGCGCCGACGTCGACCTGGCCCTGAAAGCCTTCTCCAAGGTCGCTTATGAAACCTGGCGCGAGGTCGGCGAGGGGGTGCGCGCGCGCTTCTGGAACGCCGGGCATATTCTGGGCGCCGCCTCAATCGAGGTCGAGATCGCCACCGGACAGCGCGACCGCCGCGTCTGCCGCCTGCTGTTTTCCGGCGACATCGGGCCGGAGCACAAGCTGTTCCATCCCGATCCGGAGGCGCCCGACAATTTCGACTACGTCTGCTGCGAATCGACCTACGGCGGGCGCGAGCGCGAAGACGTCACCGCCGAGCGGCGCCGGGCGATCCTGGCCCACGAGGTCAAGGCGGCGCTGAAGCGCGGCGGCAACCTGCTGATCCCGGTCTTCGCCGTGGAGCGCACGCAGGAACTGCTGCTGGACCTGACGGTACTCTTCGACAGCGGCGAATTGCCCAAGGTTCCCGTTTTTCTCGACTCGCCGCTGGCCATCAAGGCGACCGGTGCCTTCGAGAAGAACGCCGACGCGCTGGAAGACATCGCCCAGGTGCCGGATCTTTTCCGCCGCCCCAACATCCGCTTCACCGAGTCGGTGGAGCAAAGCAAGATGATCGGCCGCTTCGCCGGCGGAGCCATCATCATGGCCGGCAGCGGCATGTGCGATGCCGGGCGCATCCGCCATCATCTGAAGCACAACCTCTGGCGCGGCGATGCCACGGTCCTGCTGGTCGGCTATCAGGCGCCGGGCACGCTGGGCTCCCTGCTGGCGCGCGGCGTGCCCGCCGTCAAGATCCAGGGCGAGGATCTGCGCGTGAAGGCGACGATCCGCCAGATCGACGTTTATTCCGGCCATGCCGACGGCGGCCAGTTGCTGGCGTGGCTGAAGGATCGCCTGCCGGTGAAGTCCGCGATTTTCCTGACCCACGGCGAGGAAGAGGCCCTGGAGGCGCTGCGCGACGGCCTGGAGAAGGAAGGCGTTCCGGCGGAACGCATCATCGTGCCGCAGCTCGACGACGTGGTGGATCTGCTGGCGGGCGACGGCAAGGTGGAGTTCCGCCCGGTGCCGCATCGCCTGCCGCGCGAATCCCTGCGCGGGCGCGATTGGCACAACGAACTGGCGGAGCTCTCCCTGGATCTGCGCGAGCGCCTGGAGCAGGCCCCCGACGACAAGGCGCGCGGTGTCATCCTGCGGCGCCTGAAGCGCGCTTTGGAGGGTGAGGAGCAGCACAAGGGACGGCACTGA
- a CDS encoding Na/Pi symporter, which translates to MGLALNAAGGLGIFLLAMAMMTEGLKVSGGERLKRSLERWTSSPLRGIAAGALVTALVQSSGAVTVATIGFVNAGVLTLQHSLGLVFGANVGTTMTAWLVSLAGFDFNIESFALPIIALGVGLRVGLQDKRRRGLGEALTGFGLFFLGLSILKDAFSEVAVTFGGASLAGAGTGVGGVALFAAIGFVATVLTQSSSAAIALIITAASQSVIGIGAAAAAIIGANVGSTSTAAFAVIGATPNAKRVVAGHILFNVGTGVIALIILPVLLWSVEALGDLLGLARQPGIVLALFHTVFNVLGVALMLPLLAPLSRFLSRHFTTAEEDISRPRHLDRMVASTPAFAVPALEQELRRMLDLVSGTGLAAIAGQKDRTRVIEHRAEAIAQLGQAVSAFAVEVRMEGMSRALAEHLARLLRIARYQDEAATLLSQTHSLSVQSHRIADEATKAAVLTLLASAQGCLKVCAEDSYGNDWRDRLKDGSLIFEAHYQEAKARVLRAAAVHRLSIEGADRLLDAMSSTRRMVEQLIKAALMLLEEIESRAREDGVPEEATPQDDPGQGVG; encoded by the coding sequence ATGGGCCTGGCCCTGAACGCCGCCGGCGGCCTCGGCATCTTCCTGCTGGCCATGGCGATGATGACCGAAGGTCTGAAGGTCTCGGGCGGCGAGCGCCTGAAACGCTCGCTGGAGCGCTGGACCTCGTCGCCGCTGCGCGGCATCGCGGCGGGCGCGCTGGTGACCGCGCTGGTGCAGTCCTCCGGCGCCGTCACCGTCGCCACCATCGGCTTCGTCAACGCCGGAGTGCTGACCCTGCAGCATTCCCTGGGCCTCGTCTTCGGGGCCAACGTCGGCACCACCATGACCGCCTGGCTGGTCAGCCTGGCCGGCTTCGACTTCAACATCGAATCCTTCGCCCTGCCGATCATCGCCCTGGGCGTCGGCCTGCGCGTGGGGCTGCAGGACAAGCGCCGGCGCGGCCTGGGCGAGGCCCTGACCGGGTTCGGCCTGTTCTTTCTCGGGCTCTCGATTCTCAAGGACGCCTTCTCCGAAGTCGCCGTGACTTTCGGCGGCGCGAGCCTGGCCGGAGCCGGCACCGGCGTCGGCGGTGTCGCGCTCTTCGCGGCCATCGGATTTGTCGCCACGGTGCTGACCCAGTCGTCCAGCGCGGCCATCGCCTTAATCATCACCGCCGCCAGCCAGTCGGTCATCGGCATTGGCGCCGCCGCGGCCGCGATCATCGGGGCCAACGTCGGCTCGACCTCGACCGCCGCCTTCGCGGTAATCGGCGCCACCCCCAACGCCAAGCGCGTCGTCGCCGGCCACATCCTCTTCAACGTCGGCACGGGCGTCATCGCGCTGATCATCCTGCCGGTGCTGCTGTGGAGCGTCGAGGCGCTCGGCGATCTGCTGGGCCTCGCCCGCCAGCCGGGCATCGTCCTGGCTCTCTTCCACACCGTCTTCAACGTCCTCGGCGTGGCCCTGATGCTGCCGCTCCTGGCCCCCTTGAGCCGCTTCCTCTCGCGCCATTTCACCACCGCCGAGGAAGACATCAGCCGGCCGCGGCACCTGGACCGCATGGTCGCCTCGACCCCCGCCTTCGCCGTGCCGGCGCTGGAGCAGGAGCTTCGGCGCATGCTGGATCTGGTCAGCGGCACCGGGCTGGCGGCCATCGCCGGCCAGAAGGACCGCACCCGCGTCATCGAGCACCGGGCCGAAGCCATCGCCCAACTCGGCCAAGCCGTCTCGGCCTTCGCCGTGGAGGTGCGCATGGAGGGCATGTCGCGCGCGCTGGCCGAACATCTGGCGCGCCTGCTGCGCATCGCCCGCTATCAGGACGAAGCCGCCACGCTGCTGTCGCAGACCCACAGCCTGAGCGTCCAGAGCCACCGGATTGCCGATGAAGCCACCAAGGCCGCGGTCCTGACCCTGCTGGCCTCGGCTCAGGGCTGCCTCAAGGTCTGCGCCGAGGACAGCTACGGGAACGACTGGCGCGATCGCCTGAAGGACGGGTCGCTGATCTTCGAAGCGCACTACCAGGAAGCCAAGGCGCGGGTGCTGCGCGCCGCCGCCGTCCACCGCCTCTCCATCGAAGGCGCCGACCGCCTGCTGGACGCCATGAGTTCGACGCGCCGCATGGTCGAACAGTTGATCAAAGCCGCGTTGATGCTGCTGGAAGAGATCGAGTCCCGAGCGCGGGAGGACGGCGTGCCTGAGGAGGCGACCCCCCAGGACGACCCGGGGCAAGGCGTCGGCTGA
- the panC gene encoding pantoate--beta-alanine ligase, whose protein sequence is MTDSEQSETYGAMAVVRRIAALREAVAAWKRAGERVGVVPTMGALHAGHMALVEAARRDCDRVVTTIFVNPKQFNRPDDLDSYPRDEATDAARLVEAGVDLLFAPPVEEVYPEGFQTKVSVPLLSDCLCGLTRPGHMDGVATVVAKLFLMTAAERAYFGEKDFQQLLVVRRMARDLDIPVEVVPVPTVRDADGLALSSRNALLSAGQRARAPVIHRTLTAMAGKLADGAAVAEILAWGRGELNAGGVEKFDYLDLRAEDSLEELADLDRPARLFVAGWMGAVRLIDNVAVAAKA, encoded by the coding sequence GTGACGGACTCGGAGCAGAGCGAAACCTACGGAGCAATGGCCGTCGTCCGCCGGATCGCGGCGCTGCGCGAGGCCGTCGCCGCCTGGAAGCGGGCCGGGGAGCGGGTCGGCGTGGTGCCCACCATGGGCGCGCTGCACGCCGGGCACATGGCCCTGGTCGAGGCGGCGCGGCGCGACTGCGACAGGGTCGTCACCACGATCTTCGTCAATCCCAAGCAGTTCAACCGCCCCGACGACCTCGACAGCTATCCGCGCGACGAGGCGACCGACGCGGCCCGGCTGGTCGAGGCCGGCGTCGATCTGCTCTTCGCGCCGCCGGTGGAGGAGGTCTATCCGGAAGGCTTCCAAACGAAAGTTTCCGTTCCCCTCCTCTCCGATTGCCTCTGCGGCCTGACCCGTCCCGGCCACATGGACGGCGTGGCCACGGTGGTCGCAAAGCTGTTCCTCATGACCGCCGCCGAGCGGGCCTATTTCGGAGAGAAGGATTTCCAGCAGCTTCTCGTCGTGCGCCGCATGGCGCGCGACCTGGACATCCCGGTGGAGGTGGTGCCGGTGCCCACGGTGCGCGACGCCGACGGCCTCGCACTGTCCTCGCGCAACGCCCTGCTGAGCGCCGGACAGCGCGCCCGCGCGCCGGTCATCCACCGCACCCTCACGGCCATGGCCGGCAAGCTGGCGGACGGCGCGGCGGTCGCCGAAATCCTGGCCTGGGGCCGCGGCGAGTTGAACGCAGGCGGCGTCGAAAAGTTCGACTACCTGGACCTGCGCGCCGAAGACAGCTTGGAGGAACTGGCGGACCTCGACCGCCCTGCCCGCCTCTTCGTCGCCGGCTGGATGGGCGCGGTGCGCCTGATCGACAACGTCGCAGTGGCGGCAAAAGCCTAG
- a CDS encoding DUF1523 family protein: MLEIWFSLGYILLLAVLLFAFILWRSGGVAASILALVIGIGCWTWWEYARPTWTTGFVSGTEVRRTDPDAQGRTRDAQYVYMRNQADAGVELENDDSWWWFKRNSERVFNDAKTAEDRKTEVTVLWNRWRSQLFSWHPNIIAMGPAGSWPIWSWRTLTFYGLSVVLWFCYFYAFVWLHRRIDRI, from the coding sequence ATGCTCGAAATCTGGTTCTCGCTCGGATACATCCTTCTGCTCGCCGTGCTGCTTTTCGCCTTCATCCTGTGGCGGTCGGGAGGCGTCGCCGCCTCGATCCTCGCCTTGGTGATCGGCATCGGATGCTGGACATGGTGGGAATACGCGCGGCCGACCTGGACCACGGGCTTCGTCAGCGGCACCGAGGTGCGCCGCACCGACCCCGACGCGCAAGGCAGGACCCGCGATGCGCAGTACGTCTATATGAGGAACCAGGCCGACGCCGGCGTCGAGCTGGAGAACGACGATTCCTGGTGGTGGTTCAAGCGCAACAGCGAAAGGGTGTTCAACGACGCCAAGACGGCGGAGGACCGCAAGACCGAGGTCACCGTGCTGTGGAACCGCTGGCGCTCGCAGCTCTTTTCCTGGCACCCCAACATCATCGCCATGGGCCCCGCCGGCTCCTGGCCGATCTGGTCATGGCGCACGCTGACGTTCTACGGCCTCTCCGTGGTCTTGTGGTTCTGCTATTTCTACGCCTTCGTCTGGCTGCACAGGCGGATCGACCGGATCTAG
- a CDS encoding iron ABC transporter permease, whose product MSAQAIATAGLRDGYRRGALRRTAALAAALAGLALLLLLDLATGPSGMTLAETWSALRQGPSGEDRMAATILWHLRMPQSLMGLLVGAALGLAGLQMQTILDNPLASPFTLGFSASAGFGAALAIMFGAALPLARFVPEFVIVPAAAFAMTLLATAIVYGVARLRGATPEILVLSGIAVLFFFQSLQSLLQFLASPEVLQQIVFWLFGSLLKATWTSIAVVGVILAACLPFLVRDVWKLTALRLGEGNAASLGLAVDSLRRRSFLIVALLTAGAVSFVGTIGFIGLVAPHVARAAVGEDHRFALPLSACAGAVILIGASVFGKLISPGAVIPVGIITAVAGIPMLFAVIARRGGGRRR is encoded by the coding sequence ATGAGCGCCCAGGCGATCGCCACGGCAGGGCTCCGCGACGGCTACCGCCGCGGGGCCCTGCGCCGGACGGCGGCGCTGGCCGCGGCGCTGGCGGGGCTCGCCCTGCTGCTGCTGCTCGACCTCGCGACAGGGCCCTCCGGCATGACGCTGGCGGAGACCTGGTCGGCCCTGCGCCAGGGTCCCTCCGGAGAGGACCGCATGGCGGCAACCATCCTCTGGCACCTGCGGATGCCGCAGAGCCTTATGGGACTCCTGGTCGGCGCCGCCCTCGGCCTCGCCGGCTTGCAGATGCAGACCATCCTGGACAACCCCCTGGCCAGCCCCTTCACCCTCGGGTTCTCCGCTTCGGCCGGCTTCGGCGCCGCGCTGGCGATCATGTTCGGGGCAGCGCTGCCCTTGGCGCGGTTCGTGCCTGAGTTCGTGATCGTGCCGGCGGCGGCTTTCGCCATGACCCTGCTGGCCACCGCCATCGTTTACGGCGTCGCCCGGCTGCGCGGCGCGACGCCCGAGATACTGGTGCTTTCCGGGATCGCCGTCCTGTTCTTCTTTCAGTCGCTGCAGTCGCTGCTGCAGTTCCTGGCCTCTCCGGAGGTGTTGCAGCAGATCGTATTCTGGCTGTTCGGCAGTCTGCTGAAAGCGACCTGGACCTCCATTGCCGTGGTCGGCGTGATCCTCGCCGCTTGCCTGCCGTTCCTGGTCCGCGACGTCTGGAAGCTGACGGCCCTGAGGCTGGGCGAAGGCAATGCGGCGAGCCTGGGGCTGGCCGTCGACTCGCTGCGCCGCCGCAGCTTTCTCATCGTCGCCTTGCTGACGGCGGGCGCGGTCTCCTTTGTCGGCACCATCGGCTTCATCGGCCTCGTCGCCCCGCATGTCGCGCGCGCGGCGGTGGGCGAGGATCATCGCTTCGCCTTGCCGCTGTCCGCCTGCGCGGGAGCGGTAATCCTGATCGGCGCATCGGTCTTCGGGAAGCTCATTTCGCCGGGCGCGGTGATCCCCGTCGGCATCATCACCGCCGTGGCCGGCATCCCCATGCTGTTTGCCGTCATCGCCCGGCGGGGCGGCGGGAGGCGGCGGTGA
- a CDS encoding ABC transporter substrate-binding protein, with amino-acid sequence MRKLITLALAILALTSTAPAFAGITVTDLKGREVTLEKPAERVLLGFYYEDFLAVAGPGAMGKVAALSTGPWRDWRPKQYEAYVAAIPSIAELPDVGETSGGTFSVEAAIAAKPDLAILAAWQFDALGDQVAVLERAGIPVVVVDYNAQTLEKHLQSTRVLGAVMGAGQRAERLAAAYEAAIADTLARVAEAGVSGRKVYVELAKNGPSEVGNSYGNGMWGGVIDMVGGTNIAKGQIENWGPLSPEYVLAQRPDVILLAGSEWVSSPQAVLVGFGADEALANERAGAYLGRAGWADLPAAQMGEVHALYHGGTRTMSDYVYVQYLAKILYPEAFGDIDPAAELAAYYEAWLPVAAEGVFMLRYQPVTQ; translated from the coding sequence ATGAGAAAGCTCATCACGCTGGCGCTGGCCATTCTGGCGCTTACATCGACAGCCCCGGCCTTCGCCGGCATCACCGTGACCGACCTGAAAGGGCGCGAGGTCACTTTGGAAAAGCCCGCCGAGCGCGTGCTGCTCGGCTTCTACTACGAGGATTTCCTGGCCGTCGCCGGTCCTGGCGCCATGGGCAAGGTGGCCGCCCTCTCCACCGGCCCCTGGCGCGACTGGCGGCCCAAGCAGTATGAGGCCTATGTCGCCGCCATCCCGTCGATCGCCGAACTGCCCGACGTCGGCGAGACCAGCGGCGGCACCTTTTCGGTAGAGGCGGCCATCGCCGCCAAGCCGGACCTGGCGATCCTGGCCGCCTGGCAATTCGATGCGCTGGGCGATCAGGTCGCCGTGCTGGAGCGGGCCGGCATCCCCGTCGTGGTCGTCGACTACAACGCGCAGACCCTGGAAAAGCATTTGCAGTCGACCCGGGTGCTGGGTGCCGTCATGGGCGCCGGGCAGCGTGCCGAGCGGCTGGCTGCGGCCTACGAGGCGGCGATCGCCGACACGCTTGCCCGCGTCGCCGAAGCCGGAGTTTCCGGCAGGAAGGTCTATGTCGAGCTGGCCAAGAACGGTCCTTCCGAAGTCGGAAACAGCTACGGCAACGGCATGTGGGGCGGCGTCATCGACATGGTCGGCGGTACGAACATCGCCAAGGGCCAGATCGAGAACTGGGGGCCGCTCAGCCCCGAGTACGTGCTGGCCCAGCGGCCCGACGTGATTCTGCTGGCCGGATCCGAGTGGGTGTCGTCGCCGCAGGCGGTCCTGGTCGGCTTCGGCGCCGACGAGGCGCTGGCCAACGAGCGCGCCGGCGCCTATCTCGGCCGGGCCGGTTGGGCGGACCTGCCCGCCGCGCAGATGGGCGAGGTTCACGCCCTCTACCACGGCGGCACGCGCACGATGTCGGACTACGTCTATGTCCAGTACCTTGCGAAGATCCTCTATCCGGAGGCTTTCGGGGACATCGATCCGGCCGCCGAGCTGGCCGCTTACTACGAGGCCTGGCTGCCGGTCGCGGCCGAGGGCGTCTTCATGCTGCGTTACCAGCCCGTGACGCAATGA